The genome window TGTGCAAATTAGTGAAAGAGTTCCTACAAAGAAATTAGTACACAAATCTAAGAACCTGACTCATTTTTTTCATCAGTATCATCATTGAATTATTTCTTTTGTACAGGATGTTTATGATGCAATGGAAAACAACCTTAGTAGTGACAATGGTATTACTCATGAATTTCGAGAAGGTTTCTGCTTTCCCAAAATCTCAGATTCTATGGTTTGATGTCGGACCACAAATTCGTAACTGTCGAGATGTACAAAGACAAGGCAACACCACTAGTGGAATCTACATGATTTTTCCTTACAAATGTTGTCCTGATGTCCCTCTTCAGGTAAAATAATTGTAACATACCTTCAGCATAAATGTGTTATAGTTAGAAGTTTTTGTAGACTTCTTATGTTGCTGCTATCTTCGAGAGTGtttcaaatattcttttaaatcaGGTCTTCTGTGATATGGAGACAGATGGAGGTGGATGGGCGGTCATTCAACGTCGGGTTGACATCGAACCAAGAGAAGACTTCTATCGCACCTGGATGGAATATGCACTTGGCTTTGGTAACCTGAAGGGAGAATTCTGGTTAGGAAATGACAACATCCACGCCTTAACAGATCAGACACTGAATGAAATAAGATTTGATTTAGCTGACTTTAAGGACAATAAACGATGGGCCAATTACAAGTTCTTCTATGTCCACGACCGAAGTACGTCTTACAAACTGGAGGTTGTGGAATTCAGTGGAGATGCCGGCGATTCCTTTACAAGTCACAGTGGAGCGAAGTTTTCGGCCAAAGACATCGACAACAATGGAAATCCTGCAGAAGACTGTTCAGTTGTGTAAGGTCACTGCTATACTGATGAAAATGGCTCTAGTCATTCCATTTCATGCTGAACAGACCGATCTTGTTTTCCTAAATTAGTCATTTATAACTGAGCAAGATGATGAGACATGATAAGTAATAGTTTTAATACCAATATCTACTAAATCTCATTTCAAACGATTAAGTTAATGAAGTTATTATGATATGAATATCCTTTCTCTGTATAGCTTTGGTGCTTATTATGTTGGTATTAATACTTTCAGGTACAAAGGGGCCTGGTGGTACACGTCTTGCCATGCATCGAACCTTAATGGGCAGTATCTCTCTGGAAACCACACATCTTATGCCGATGGGGTAAACTGGTCCGCATGGCTTGGTTATTACTACTCCCTTAAGAAAACAGAGATGAAAATTAGACCTGTTTATTAAGACTAGTTTTCGTTTTGACATTTTCATCTTATGGACACATGGCTTAATTAA of Macrobrachium nipponense isolate FS-2020 chromosome 11, ASM1510439v2, whole genome shotgun sequence contains these proteins:
- the LOC135205630 gene encoding techylectin-5A-like, giving the protein MFMMQWKTTLVVTMVLLMNFEKVSAFPKSQILWFDVGPQIRNCRDVQRQGNTTSGIYMIFPYKCCPDVPLQVFCDMETDGGGWAVIQRRVDIEPREDFYRTWMEYALGFGNLKGEFWLGNDNIHALTDQTLNEIRFDLADFKDNKRWANYKFFYVHDRSTSYKLEVVEFSGDAGDSFTSHSGAKFSAKDIDNNGNPAEDCSVVYKGAWWYTSCHASNLNGQYLSGNHTSYADGVNWSAWLGYYYSLKKTEMKIRPVY